A section of the Longimicrobiaceae bacterium genome encodes:
- a CDS encoding DNA replication/repair protein RecF, translating into MYVSRLRLRNYRNFADQEVELPPQGVAIIGDNGQGKTNLLESIYYLEIFRSFRGAPDDQLVRFGEEVFRVEGTLRDPDGREKEIAAAYERRRRKKKVTVNGNEPERLADALGGVGAVIFSPSDVEIVAGGPGERRRFIDIVLSLAEPGYVAALQRYRQALFQRNTLLRQGAAPALVSAWNEGLIASGSRVVAARAGWVAERAAGFAAHYARVAGGQPGSIGFDPSIGGWEGETPSAADVADAFRAALERSAEREQRRGMTLVGPHRDDLTFAVEAPDGSSLDVRTYGSGGQQRTAAIAARMVEAETIRETRGRESVILLDDVFAELDPGRSERIVEWIDSAEGGQVILTSPKPSDFQIHGHSLPRWRMSAGVLREM; encoded by the coding sequence GTGTACGTCTCCCGCCTCCGCCTCCGCAACTACCGCAACTTCGCGGACCAGGAAGTCGAGCTGCCGCCCCAGGGCGTCGCCATCATCGGCGACAACGGGCAGGGCAAGACGAACCTGCTGGAATCGATCTACTACCTGGAGATCTTCCGCTCCTTCCGCGGCGCGCCCGACGACCAGCTCGTGCGCTTCGGCGAGGAGGTGTTCCGCGTGGAGGGCACCCTGCGCGACCCCGACGGCCGCGAGAAGGAGATCGCCGCCGCGTACGAGCGCCGCCGCCGCAAGAAGAAGGTCACGGTCAACGGCAACGAGCCCGAGCGCCTGGCCGACGCGCTGGGCGGCGTGGGCGCGGTGATCTTCTCGCCGTCGGACGTGGAGATCGTGGCGGGCGGGCCGGGGGAGCGGCGGCGATTCATCGACATCGTCCTCTCCCTGGCCGAGCCGGGCTACGTAGCCGCGCTCCAGCGCTACCGCCAGGCGCTCTTCCAGCGGAACACCCTGCTGCGGCAGGGCGCCGCGCCCGCGCTGGTCTCCGCCTGGAACGAAGGGCTGATCGCGAGCGGAAGCCGCGTCGTGGCCGCCCGTGCGGGCTGGGTCGCCGAGCGCGCCGCGGGCTTCGCCGCGCACTACGCCCGCGTGGCCGGCGGGCAGCCCGGCAGCATCGGCTTCGACCCGTCGATCGGGGGATGGGAAGGCGAGACGCCGTCCGCGGCCGACGTGGCGGATGCCTTCCGCGCCGCGCTGGAGCGCTCGGCCGAGCGCGAGCAGCGGCGCGGGATGACGCTCGTGGGCCCGCATCGCGACGACCTGACGTTCGCGGTGGAGGCGCCGGACGGCTCCTCGCTCGACGTCCGCACGTACGGCTCTGGCGGGCAGCAGCGCACCGCCGCGATCGCCGCGCGCATGGTGGAGGCGGAGACGATCCGCGAGACGCGCGGCCGCGAGTCCGTGATCCTGCTCGACGACGTGTTCGCCGAGCTGGACCCCGGCCGCAGCGAGCGCATCGTGGAGTGGATCGACAGCGCCGAGGGCGGCCAGGTCATCCTCACCTCCCCCAAGCCCAGCGACTTCCAGATCCACGGCCACTCCCTCCCCCGCTGGCGCATGTCCGCCGGCGTGCTTCGGGAGATGTAG